A region of Brevundimonas sp. NIBR10 DNA encodes the following proteins:
- a CDS encoding DUF6441 family protein translates to MSTRSAWGVSTGRSIPAHMRTTGLLRGGRMNNGENVGFKLTIDGENSDLALAFQGRLQASIDEQYRALERIYWAAMDVVVQDGKNRLRADVVAGGFHKGAALSKTWRGNTYPKDKDSLNVAGWIYTRAGLIIDAFSMSTVIKVSGNAQFLAIPTGPAKAIVRRLQQQKKRGVVGRNAFGKFMKDDSYADQVAMMLGVDLVPIIAPDRQTGVLIAKDRSTLTPTGRLARNQNRRATVLFALTKTATLKKRVEGRALLEKIEAGFPGGFAQALTTLLPADLRSDR, encoded by the coding sequence ATGTCCACCCGCTCCGCCTGGGGCGTCTCGACCGGCCGTAGCATCCCGGCGCACATGCGCACGACCGGCCTGCTGCGCGGCGGGCGCATGAACAACGGCGAGAATGTCGGCTTCAAGCTGACGATCGACGGCGAGAACAGCGACCTGGCCCTCGCGTTTCAGGGCCGGTTGCAGGCCTCGATCGACGAACAATACCGGGCGCTGGAGCGCATCTACTGGGCTGCGATGGATGTCGTGGTCCAGGACGGCAAGAACCGGTTGCGGGCCGACGTCGTCGCCGGCGGCTTCCACAAGGGCGCGGCCCTGTCGAAGACCTGGCGTGGCAACACCTATCCCAAGGACAAAGACAGCCTGAACGTCGCCGGCTGGATCTACACCCGCGCGGGCCTGATCATCGACGCCTTCTCGATGTCGACGGTGATCAAGGTCAGCGGCAACGCCCAGTTCCTCGCGATCCCGACCGGCCCGGCCAAGGCCATCGTCCGTCGTCTGCAACAGCAGAAGAAAAGGGGCGTCGTCGGCCGCAACGCCTTCGGCAAGTTCATGAAGGACGACAGCTACGCCGACCAGGTCGCGATGATGCTGGGCGTCGATCTGGTGCCGATCATCGCGCCCGACCGCCAGACCGGCGTCCTGATCGCCAAGGATCGGTCCACCCTCACGCCGACGGGCCGTCTGGCCAGGAACCAGAACCGTAGGGCCACCGTGCTGTTCGCCCTGACCAAGACGGCGACGCTCAAGAAGCGGGTCGAGGGCCGGGCCCTGCTGGAGAAGATCGAGGCGGGCTTCCCCGGCGGCTTCGCCCAGGCCCTGACAACCCTGCTGCCCGCCGACCTCAGGAGCGACCGATGA
- a CDS encoding S49 family peptidase, which yields MRNPARLAAALSGRPLLMREASVPALARMLGVEAGERGSPLATFVGRARRAFAGREDQQVRTEPLATAPRWVGEPDATGSGWVLKDGVGILEIEGPLMAEGFGWGETWYHGYDTLYRAYEEMFADARVGAIWEVVRSPGGVVDAGLPELAAFKRANRDAAGGKPIHAFLRDGYSAAYWEPSASDRIVAARESGVGSIGAVVTWCGMAGALEKDGLEIRAFTFGKRKADASPFAPLSETAEASLQAEIDQCGRWFVADVLAGRPTLTEEAVLATEAGCFFGDSDNPALSALHHGLVDEIATERTAFAAIRDLAAARLSTSPAPNRAPAATKDTDMKRSAVMAAARKAGLSKDQIRKLGAELPEDEAPADEDEGEDDEVSDQDETDEEATSDAADGDEDEEGEVDAKVAKAILNHPEAKGREDMAQDLAFTPGITEARAVRLLSKAPKGAGKGQLASVLAGSQRLGPDADTGKDKGPASASSTWAKNRPAARR from the coding sequence ATGCGCAATCCCGCCCGTCTGGCCGCCGCCCTGTCCGGCCGCCCCCTTCTGATGCGCGAGGCCTCGGTTCCGGCCTTGGCCCGTATGCTGGGGGTCGAGGCCGGCGAACGCGGCTCGCCCCTGGCCACCTTCGTCGGCCGCGCTCGCCGCGCCTTCGCGGGCCGCGAGGACCAGCAGGTCCGCACCGAACCCCTGGCCACCGCCCCGCGCTGGGTCGGTGAACCTGATGCGACCGGTTCCGGCTGGGTGCTCAAGGACGGCGTCGGCATCCTGGAGATCGAAGGGCCCCTGATGGCCGAGGGCTTCGGCTGGGGCGAAACCTGGTATCACGGCTACGACACCCTCTACCGGGCCTATGAGGAGATGTTCGCGGACGCTCGCGTCGGCGCGATCTGGGAGGTCGTGCGGTCGCCCGGCGGCGTCGTCGATGCGGGCCTGCCCGAACTCGCCGCCTTCAAGCGGGCGAACCGCGATGCCGCCGGCGGCAAGCCCATCCACGCCTTCCTGCGCGATGGTTACAGCGCCGCCTACTGGGAGCCGAGCGCCTCCGACCGGATCGTCGCGGCGCGCGAGAGCGGGGTCGGCTCGATCGGCGCGGTCGTCACCTGGTGCGGCATGGCCGGGGCTCTTGAAAAGGACGGCCTCGAGATCCGCGCCTTCACCTTCGGCAAGCGCAAGGCCGACGCCAGCCCCTTTGCGCCCCTGTCGGAAACCGCCGAGGCCTCCCTACAGGCCGAAATCGATCAGTGCGGCCGCTGGTTCGTCGCCGACGTCCTGGCCGGTCGCCCGACCCTGACCGAAGAGGCCGTCCTGGCGACCGAGGCCGGGTGCTTCTTCGGCGATTCCGACAACCCCGCCCTCTCGGCCCTGCACCACGGCCTGGTCGACGAGATCGCGACGGAACGCACGGCGTTCGCCGCCATCCGCGATCTCGCCGCCGCCCGCCTTTCCACTTCCCCCGCCCCGAACCGGGCACCCGCAGCCACGAAGGACACTGACATGAAGCGTAGCGCCGTGATGGCCGCCGCCCGCAAGGCCGGCCTTTCCAAGGACCAGATCCGCAAACTCGGCGCCGAGCTGCCCGAGGACGAAGCTCCCGCCGATGAAGACGAAGGCGAGGACGACGAGGTCTCGGACCAAGACGAAACCGATGAGGAGGCCACCTCTGACGCCGCCGACGGCGACGAGGACGAGGAAGGCGAGGTCGATGCCAAGGTCGCCAAGGCCATCCTCAACCATCCCGAGGCCAAGGGCCGCGAAGACATGGCGCAAGACCTGGCTTTCACGCCCGGCATAACCGAGGCCCGCGCGGTGCGTCTGCTGTCGAAGGCCCCCAAGGGTGCCGGCAAGGGTCAACTCGCCTCGGTCCTCGCCGGGTCACAGCGCCTGGGTCCCGACGCCGACACCGGCAAGGACAAGGGCCCGGCCTCGGCCTCCTCGACCTGGGCGAAGAACCGCCCCGCCGCCCGTCGCTGA
- a CDS encoding major capsid protein: protein MLTVADVFKSNLFGTTSLTHAINEIAYVPQRLMELDVFDVEGINTTSAFIEKIGETLALVQSTPRGGPGKSVAIDRREAVAFQSVHLQLEDRIYADEIQNVRSFGTANQLVGVQEVRDKRLLKMSRSLDLTLEYHRLGAIQGLVLDADGSVIEDLFDKFGIAEPADVGLLLEAAWTESDGSPVKRIITGALRRIEAELGGFTPTGYHAFAGDDFFDALISHPETRALYLATAAAQELRGNGSRIFNYGNVTWENYRGQGAVAIPTDEARIFPLGVPGLFAQLFAPADTMEAVNTLGQIKYALAVPDPSGKNKFLELEAQSNPITYCTRPKVLQRVNLGAA, encoded by the coding sequence ATGCTGACCGTCGCGGACGTCTTCAAGTCGAACCTGTTCGGCACGACCTCCCTCACCCATGCCATCAACGAGATCGCCTACGTCCCCCAGCGCCTGATGGAACTGGACGTGTTCGACGTCGAGGGCATCAACACCACCAGCGCCTTCATCGAGAAGATCGGCGAGACCCTCGCCCTGGTGCAATCCACGCCGCGTGGCGGTCCCGGCAAGTCCGTGGCCATCGACCGCCGCGAGGCCGTCGCGTTCCAGTCGGTCCATCTGCAACTGGAGGACCGGATCTATGCCGACGAGATCCAGAACGTGCGCAGCTTCGGCACCGCCAACCAGCTGGTCGGCGTTCAGGAGGTGCGCGACAAGCGTCTGCTCAAGATGTCGCGGTCCCTCGACCTCACCCTGGAATACCATCGCCTCGGGGCCATCCAGGGCCTGGTCCTCGACGCCGACGGATCGGTCATCGAGGACCTGTTCGACAAGTTCGGGATCGCCGAACCTGCCGACGTGGGCCTGCTGCTCGAGGCGGCCTGGACCGAGTCGGACGGCTCGCCCGTCAAGCGCATCATCACCGGAGCCCTGCGTCGCATCGAGGCCGAGCTCGGGGGCTTCACCCCGACGGGCTACCACGCCTTCGCGGGCGACGACTTCTTCGACGCCCTGATCTCCCATCCGGAAACCCGCGCCCTCTATCTGGCGACGGCGGCGGCCCAGGAGCTGCGCGGCAATGGCTCGCGGATCTTCAACTACGGCAACGTCACCTGGGAGAACTATCGCGGCCAGGGCGCCGTCGCCATCCCGACCGATGAGGCCCGGATCTTCCCCCTCGGCGTTCCCGGCCTGTTCGCCCAGCTCTTTGCTCCGGCGGATACGATGGAGGCGGTCAACACCCTGGGGCAGATCAAATATGCCCTCGCCGTGCCTGACCCCTCGGGCAAGAACAAGTTCCTCGAGCTCGAGGCCCAGTCCAACCCGATCACCTATTGCACCCGGCCCAAGGTGCTCCAACGGGTCAACCTCGGCGCGGCCTGA
- a CDS encoding head decoration protein, whose amino-acid sequence MDRLIEAGVGPEFLLSEANHYRSRENIVVAASQTLLAGAVLGLISIGTLSAAAAAVAGNTGAATITASPAVAVGTPTGVYKLTAVSTGATAAFLLESPDGVALGEATTGTAATIGGIGPFTITDAGTDPAIGDQFTITVTDAAATGEGQYVKHDPEGVNGSQNVAGILYDGVVTGVGETARAVAIVRDAEVIAARLVWDDHDAGEKTAAIAALKAMGVIVRA is encoded by the coding sequence ATGGATCGTCTCATCGAAGCGGGCGTCGGCCCGGAATTCCTCCTGTCGGAGGCCAACCACTATCGCTCGCGCGAAAACATCGTCGTCGCGGCCAGCCAGACCTTGCTGGCCGGCGCTGTCCTGGGCCTGATTTCGATCGGCACCCTGTCGGCGGCGGCGGCGGCCGTCGCGGGTAATACCGGCGCGGCCACCATCACGGCCTCGCCCGCCGTCGCGGTCGGCACCCCGACGGGCGTCTACAAACTGACCGCCGTCAGCACCGGTGCCACGGCCGCCTTCCTTCTGGAATCGCCCGATGGGGTCGCGCTTGGCGAGGCGACGACGGGAACGGCCGCCACGATCGGCGGGATCGGGCCCTTCACCATCACCGACGCCGGGACCGATCCGGCCATCGGCGACCAGTTCACCATCACGGTGACCGATGCCGCTGCGACGGGCGAGGGCCAGTACGTCAAACACGATCCCGAGGGCGTCAACGGCTCCCAGAACGTCGCCGGCATCCTCTACGACGGCGTCGTCACCGGCGTCGGCGAAACGGCCCGCGCCGTCGCCATCGTCCGCGATGCCGAGGTGATCGCCGCCCGCCTGGTCTGGGACGACCACGACGCCGGGGAAAAGACGGCCGCCATCGCCGCCCTCAAGGCCATGGGCGTCATCGTCCGGGCCTGA